The sequence below is a genomic window from Mangifera indica cultivar Alphonso unplaced genomic scaffold, CATAS_Mindica_2.1 Un_0025, whole genome shotgun sequence.
TCAGAAAAGGCTTAAAAACGTGAACTTGAAGAACCCCACTTCAGTTTTGGCTCCGAAGTTTGAGGACAAGGAAGCTGAGGGTGTGAGTGAAGATGGGGGTCCTTATTTTTTGTCAAGAAATGGTAAGTTGTTGTTTAATTCTATTTTGGAGTACCCTTTGGATGGTTTGAGTGATCTGTTTGATTCTTTTAAGTTTGAGTTGCTTGAAGTTGATTTAGTTGGTATTTTGAAAGCACTAGACGTTTCAGGGAATTGGGAAAGAGCCCTTTTGTTGTTTGAGTGGGTTGTTAGGAATGCTAGTATTGAAAATGAGAAAGTAGATAAAGAGGCTGTTCAATTAATGGTTAGGGTTCTTGGGAGAGAGTCACAACATTCAATTGCTTCAAAACTTTTCGATGCATTATCTGTAGAGGAGTATTCTTTGGATGTGAGGGCATATACGAGTGTTCTTCATGCCTATTCGCGGACGGGGAAGTATGAGAGagcaataaatttatttgaaagattGAAGGAGACAGGATTGAGTCCTACATTGGTAACATATAATGTTATGCTAGATGTTTATGGGAAGTTGGGGCGGTCATGGCATAAGATTTTAGGCCTTTTGGATGAGATGAGAAGCATGGGActtgaatttgatgaatttaCCTGTAGTACTGTCATATCTGCTTGTGGGAGAGAGGGTTTGTTGAATGAAGCAAAAGAGTTCTTTGATGGACTGAAGTTGCAGGGATATGTACCAGGGACTGTAACTTATAATTCCTTACTACAAGTGTTTGGGAAGGCAGGAATTTATTCTGAAGCCTTAGGTATTTTGACAGAAATGGAGGATAATAATTGTCCCCCTGATTCTGTGACTTATAATGAGCTTGTGGCTGCCTATGTCAGGGCTGGATTCTGTGAGGAAGGGGCTGCTTTGATAGACACCATGACCAGTAAAGGAGTAACACCGAATGCTGTTACCTATACTACTGTAATAAATGCATATGGAAGAGCAGGGAGAGTAAACAAGGCATTAAGTCTGTTCGACTGGATGAAAGAGTCAGGTTGTGTTCCTAATGTGTGTACTTATAATACTGTTCTTGGGATGTTGGGGAAGAAATCGAGATTAGAGGAGATGGTGAAGGTACTCTGTGAAATGAAATCCATTGGATGTATACCAAACCGTATTACATGGAATACTATGCTTGCTATGTGTGGTACTAAAGGTATGGACAAGTATGTGAATCTGGTCTTCCAAGAAATGAAGAGTTGTGGTTTTGAGCCTGATAGAGACACATTCAATACTCTGATTAGTGCTTATGGTCGCTGTGGCTTGAGAATTGATGCTTCAAAAATGTTTGGGGAGATGATGAAGGCTGGCTTTACTCCATGTATTACATCTTATAATGCACTTCTGAATGCTCTAGCTAGAAGAGGGGATTGGAAAGCAGCGGAATCTGTCATTCTTGACATGAAAACTAAGGGCTTCAAGCCTACTGAAACCTCATACTCAATGATGATCCATTGTTATGCCAAGGGCAGGCATCTGAAGGGTATAACAAATCTTGagaaagaaatttataatggcCATATCTTTCCTAGCTGGATGCTTTTGAGATCACTTGTTCTTGCAAACTTCAAGTGCAGGTCACTAGAGGGTACAGAGAAGGCATACTTAGAACTGCAAAAGAATGGTTACAAACCTGATTTGGTTATTTGGAATTCAATGCTTTCGATTTTTGCCAAGAACAAACTGTATGACCGGGCCCATGAGATTTTGCTCTTGATCAGTGAAAGTGGGCAGCAGCCTAATCTGTTCACCTACAATAACTTGATGGACATGTATGCTGGAGGGGGAGAGCCTCAGAAAGCAGAAGATTTCCTTAGAGAACTAATAAAGTCTGGTGGAATGCCCGACGTTGTTTCATATAACACTGTTATCAAAGGATTTTGCAGACAGGGGCAGATGCAAGAGGCTTTAAGAATTTTGCATGAAATGACCACTGCAGGCATTCGACCCTGCATTTTTACTTACAATACCTTTATAGCGGGCTATGCTGGACAGGGAATGTTGATGGAGGTAGATGATGTGATTAGCTCTATGTTTCAGCATAATTGCAGACCCAACGAACTGACCTATAAGATTGCTGTGGATGGCTATTGtaaagcaaaaaaatataaGGAAGCTATGGACTTTGTATCAAAAATTAAGGAGATGGATAAGTCCTTTGATGAGGAATCAGTGCGAAGACTTTCTTTCCGTGTTCGTGAGAACTTGGAATCATGATTTTCTGTAGAATTCTTATTGGGTTCTTTTGGTTTATATGTCAACTGTGACACAAGCCTTTAAACCAACTTACCTCCTGTCAGTTGAGGTAGCAGTAAATACTAGCTCAAGAGACTGTGTTAAAAGGGTGCTTGTGACTTTTTGCAACGTAAGGCATTTCAGGCATCCTAGAGAAGTAACTCAAGTGAGGCATGTGACCTCTTTCTAGTAATCTTTTGATTATCGAATTTCAGCTTTGACACTTTTGGCTTTAAACCAGAACTCATGCTAGGAGACAGTCAAACTCGtacgtaatttttttttttttttcaattagcttcttgaaaagaaaattctggTATCACCTGTGTTTAATATAAGCCAAATTATCCCTTTTTTGAGGCCGATGATGAATCCTTTGCCATCGAAACCTCTCCAGTAACATGGATCAGAAAGAAAGTTGCTTTATGAGTTAGGACAGAGaacacatatatacacacatatgaCACATCACATATAAGTAACTATTTAATTCCCATATTTCAAGATTTAGACTCCAACATGtagcataaaatttaaatacaaagcCAAGTACTTGTTCTCCTTGCAACGCAACCATTGATAACGTGATTCCAGCCTAAATCAACTGTTAAAAAGTCTCTAAAATAATTCTTCAAGAATTGTGTTTCCCTAGTCTTCGCCATGACTGCATATTGCTacttgtatttttcattttctatgatgaatctataaaaTAGAGGACTATCGTCTAAACTTAGTCATTCGCACGCACTTATTGTACAACTTGTTCCCGTAGTCATTGGTGCATTTTacatttgtcattttcttctatATATAACCCCTTTTCTTCACCAACCATTTTTATGTCATccatcttttatatatatatatatatatatatatatatatatatatatatatgtgtgtgtgtgtatatgccAGACTTTTTGTAAAACAACTAAAAGGGATCATAATTAAGAAGCTCAAACATGTGGCAAATTGTATTGTTGATATTGTACTTGTCTTTTTACATGTAACCCCTTTTTCGGGaaatccttaaaaaataaaaaataaaaagtctaCCACATCATATTCTAATTCCAGATTATGTCGACTTACATAactttttgtttataaagattaaaacaatattataatttctatCTCTTTGAAATTGATACCCTAATTCCCTAATTAATTGAATACAGtctcttcattaaaaaaattcatacaaGCATGATATCTTGCTAATCATTCCATCCTTAATATTTAAGTCTACCATCACCATTATGCATACTAAATACCAAAAACCAATATATTCATAACTTCACATGTCCAATAAGTAAtcctaaattaatataattgatctAATTCTAAAATCCTTAATCTTGTTATGAAAAATCTTTAATGAGTAAGAAGATTCATTTCTTGAACCAATTAAAACCTAACACCTCTTTCCTTAAAGTCCACATAACCTTATCCTTAGCTTTGATACCACAAATAAAGCACCCCAATTTAAGAACTCATCTGAATTGAAATGCTACTTATTTTCCATGAgtttattctaatatata
It includes:
- the LOC123206137 gene encoding pentatricopeptide repeat-containing protein At2g18940, chloroplastic-like; its protein translation is MEGSIFPSRPLHPATSIKELTPLNPPLKFSSATLSLPPPSQSSPSSFPLDSLLQHLHHLSSPPNNTNAFKSLHISSQKRLKNVNLKNPTSVLAPKFEDKEAEGVSEDGGPYFLSRNGKLLFNSILEYPLDGLSDLFDSFKFELLEVDLVGILKALDVSGNWERALLLFEWVVRNASIENEKVDKEAVQLMVRVLGRESQHSIASKLFDALSVEEYSLDVRAYTSVLHAYSRTGKYERAINLFERLKETGLSPTLVTYNVMLDVYGKLGRSWHKILGLLDEMRSMGLEFDEFTCSTVISACGREGLLNEAKEFFDGLKLQGYVPGTVTYNSLLQVFGKAGIYSEALGILTEMEDNNCPPDSVTYNELVAAYVRAGFCEEGAALIDTMTSKGVTPNAVTYTTVINAYGRAGRVNKALSLFDWMKESGCVPNVCTYNTVLGMLGKKSRLEEMVKVLCEMKSIGCIPNRITWNTMLAMCGTKGMDKYVNLVFQEMKSCGFEPDRDTFNTLISAYGRCGLRIDASKMFGEMMKAGFTPCITSYNALLNALARRGDWKAAESVILDMKTKGFKPTETSYSMMIHCYAKGRHLKGITNLEKEIYNGHIFPSWMLLRSLVLANFKCRSLEGTEKAYLELQKNGYKPDLVIWNSMLSIFAKNKLYDRAHEILLLISESGQQPNLFTYNNLMDMYAGGGEPQKAEDFLRELIKSGGMPDVVSYNTVIKGFCRQGQMQEALRILHEMTTAGIRPCIFTYNTFIAGYAGQGMLMEVDDVISSMFQHNCRPNELTYKIAVDGYCKAKKYKEAMDFVSKIKEMDKSFDEESVRRLSFRVRENLES